Proteins from one Camelina sativa cultivar DH55 chromosome 8, Cs, whole genome shotgun sequence genomic window:
- the LOC104707323 gene encoding keratin-associated protein 6-2-like, translated as MSSRRRRSGDDDKGLLWKLPQVRIKDVGNVGPAFGLGFGCGVGFGAGLIGGVGFGPGVPGLQFGLGFGAGCGIGVGFGYGVGRGAAYDHSRSYYNVGKPSLNEVDSLIDELVVSTKKLVKATTKEIDKWIK; from the exons AtgagcagcagaagaagaagaagcggagACGATGACAAGGGATTGCTCTGGAAACTTCCTCAAGTTAGAATCAAAGACGTCGGAAATGTTGGTCCAGCCTTTGGACTCGGTTTCGGTTGCGGAGTCGGTTTCGGCGCCGGTCTTATCGGAG GTGTGGGATTCGGACCAGGAGTGCCTGGATTACAGTTTGGTTTAGGATTTGGAGCTGGTTGTGGAATTGGTGTAGGTTTTGGCTATGGTGTTGGAAGAGGAGCTGCTTATGATCACTCTCGTTCTTATTATAACGTTGGGAAGCCATCTTT GAATGAAGTTGATTCTCTTATTGATGAACTTGTTGTTAGTACCAAGAAGCTTGTGAAAGCTACAACGAAGGAAATCGACAAGTGGATAAAATGA